The Malus sylvestris chromosome 12, drMalSylv7.2, whole genome shotgun sequence genome contains a region encoding:
- the LOC126593291 gene encoding uncharacterized protein LOC126593291 — protein sequence MADLWGQSFHRAGTYPSISRSTSLASSTSNGSYYNGFMEQGSSNYTLMEKRQLFLRSYQFSRKKSMTERIKGSFYKVKRVIWLRLRSARKLRKLVCFRLRYGVSYRRRRLFRLLNNYHHARKCDNSYCFW from the coding sequence ATGGCCGACCTGTGGGGACAGAGCTTTCACCGCGCCGGAACCTATCCATCAATCAGCAGAAGCACCTCATTGGCTAGCAGTACTAGCAATGGATCCTACTACAACGGCTTCATGGAGCAGGGAAGCAGCAACTACACGTTGATGGAGAAGAGGCAGCTTTTTCTCAGAAGCTACCAGTTCAGCAGGAAGAAGAGCATGACGGAGAGGATAAAAGGGTCCTTTTACAAAGTCAAGAGGGTCATATGGCTGCGGCTGAGGTCGGCGAGGAAGCTCCGGAAGTTGGTTTGTTTCAGGCTCAGATATGGCGTTTCTTACCGGAGAAGAAGACTCTTCCGTCTGCTGAATAATTACCATCATGCCCGCAAATGCGATAACTCCTACTGTTTCTGGTAG
- the LOC126593290 gene encoding uncharacterized protein LOC126593290, producing the protein MAESTPIYLSIIAFFCTVGAMALAIMHIYRHLINYTEPTYQRYIVRIIFMVPIYALMSFLSLVIPAGSIYFNSIREAYEAWVIYNFLSLCLAWVGGPGSVVLSLSGRVLKPSVVLMTCCLPPIPLDGRFIRRCKQGCLQFVILKPVLAVVTLILYAKGKYADGNFSPRQSYLYLTIIYTISYTTALYALALFYFACRDLLQPFNPVPKFIIIKSVVFLTYWQGVLVFLAAKSGLIKNAEDAAQYQNFIICVEMLIAAIGHLYAFPYKEYAGANIGGPRNLTGSLSHAVKLNDFYHDTVHQFAPTYHDYVLYNPSEGDEGKRKYRSRTFVPTGPEMDAVRRNKNVFGNKIDDIQLSSLSSSSASTPNNTGPIPESKNSDAMKSSLLVDTSNSASVPYDMSLIDLDLNSYPAKVPSANEGGTR; encoded by the exons ATGGCGGAATCAACCCCAATATACTTGAGCATTATAGCTTTTTTCTGTACTGTTGGAGCCATGGCTTTGGCCATCATGCATATCTACAGGCACCTCATCAATTACACTGAACCCACTTATCAGAGATACATTGTCCGCATCATCTTCATGGTTCCG ATATATGCATTGATGTCGTTCTTATCCCTTGTCATTCCTGCTGGTTCAATATACTTTAATTCCATTAGAGAAGC CTATGAAGCTTGGgtcatttataattttttatcgtTGTGCTTGGCATGGGTTGGTGGTCCAGGATCTGTGGTTCTAAGTTTAAGCGGTAGGGTTCTAAAGCCTTCCGTGGTTCTGATGACATGTTGCCTCCCTCCCATACCCCTGGATGG GCGCTTTATACGTAGGTGCAAACAAGGATGTTTGCAGTTTGTGATCCTGAAGCCTGTATTAGCTGTTGTTACACTCATACTTTACGCAAAGGGGAAATATGCAGATGGAAATTTCAGTCCAAGACAGTCATACCTGTATCTCACTATTATCTACACAATCTCATACACAACAGCTCTCTATGCTTTGGCGTTGTTTTACTTTGCTTGCAGAGATCTACTCCAGCCTTTCAATCCAGTTCCGAAGTTTATTATAATCAAATCTGTTGTCTTCCTCACTTATTGGCAG GGTGTGTTGGTCTTCCTTGCTGCGAAATCTGGCTTGATAAAGAATGCAGAGGATGCAGCTCAgtatcaaaatttcataatttgtgttGAGATGCTTATCGCTGCTATTGGTCATTTATATGCATTTCCTTACAAGGAGTATGCTGGTGCAAATATTGGCGGGCCTCGAAATCTGACTGGAAGCCTATCACATGCCGTAAAGTTGAATGACTTTTACCATGATACGGTCCACCAG TTTGCCCCTACTTATCATGATTATGTACTGTACAACCCTAGTGAGGGTGACGAGGGAAAGAGGAAATATCGGTCACGCACCTTTGTTCCGACTGGCCCAGAGATGGATGCTGTCAGAAGAAACAAGAACGTGTTTGGGAACAAGATAGATGACATTCAGCTTTCCAGTCTATCATCTTCTAGTGCAAGCACTCCAAATAATACTGGCCCAATACCTGAGTCTAAGAATTCAGATGCAATGAAGTCTTCCCTTCTTGTTGATACCTCGAATTCTGCATCAGTGCCGTATGACATGTCACTCATCGACTTAGACCTGAACAGTTACCCCGCAAAGGTTCCTTCAGCAAATGAAGGTGGCACTAGGTGA